The stretch of DNA CCTTGATAAGAACATAAATATAACTCTTGTGCCCTTTGAAATGGGGagcagtgacagaaacaaaaggcCATTTCTTGCCAAGTGTTTTGAAAATCCTCTCATACATAATTAGTTCACTTTAAAGTAAAGGCTTACTGAGGGGAAACCGTATGGGTGCCTGGTCTGAAGACAGTGCTGGTGAGTGACTCCTGTAATGTGActtggcaatttttttttctaatcataCAGTCTCAGATATGATCCCGGGAGCTCATGTGATCTTGTGTGGGATTCCTGGCTCAGCTTACTTTAGCTTAGTCTAGCAAAGCTGACAGTAGCGTGACTAGCATCCGGAAGGATTAGCCCACTGGCAAAAGGTTGGCATTTGCTTGCAAACTCACTCCCACTCcacatctcctttttttttttataaaggtgATCTTTTATCATTCCACACTTTTCTCATATCACATGACGAGCATTAGCCGGTGCGCTTCCAAGGTCAAAGTCAAGCCTGTGCTAATTGGGAAAACTggttgcccttttttttttttttataacattccCAGAGTAAGCTTTGATGCAGGAGTTATTTGATTTTGGTATTATCCGCACTTCTGGTTACAACGGAGTGTGGGGTCAAAgttaatacagtatatttcagtTGCAATAGAATAAAATCTTGCAGGTTTGATCTTGAATGAGCTTAACTCAATGAAACAAGTCGTTGTAATGGAGCCAAAGTCATGGAGAATTAAAACTCAACTCTACAGCTCCTTTGGGCTTTTTAGCATCTTATagctcattattttggttttacagaacattttctGTATAACTGAGTCTCAGCTGCATCTGTAGGCAACTGTTTCCAACACAGAAACTCTGACAAGCCAAatgtatgaaacaaaaaaacaaaagaaaagaaaagctcagtTTTTCATTAGTACAAGAAACTTACAAAACTCTTTTATGGTATAAcgtttttaatgttattgtgaCATATTTCCTTGTTATTACAAGTGTTTCtgcaaggtgttttttttccattataaCAAAACGTAGCCTACGTGATAAGTTGGTATGTTGTTATATGAAATATTACAATGAGGAAAAGATCCATCATTGCCTAATAATATTGCATATCATCCAGAAATTTAGATTTATTATCACAAGAAGTATTTTTGTCATGATGGCTGCAGTGCGTTGCCGTAGTTTTCTTGCCCACAACTGGTCAAAAAAGCttttttgaattaaaatgttttaggTGAAAACATTCAGCTTTGTAGGAAGTAACAGATTTGTATATACAACCCTATTATTAGACTGTAACTGCATTTTCTTGATGGTGTGGGGAAATGTGGCTGTCACTAGCTTAATGAGTTTTACCACCTTAAATCCCTGGAGACATTGTCCTTAGCTCAGGTTTTATCCCAGCAGCTGTCCGCTGTACACTTGGGTCCTCTGAGCCCTCGTCTTTTGCACCTCAGATTCACCACAACAgccacagacaaaacaagatggATGCCCTCGACAACAGCGGCGCTTTAATCTCGGCCTCTGCCACGGTGATTTGCAGAGCCAGACAGTCTCATTTCCCCTGTGTGGCACATCCTGTTGCCTGGCAAGAAATGTCACTGATAACCACAATCATTGTCGCAGTCACTATCACGACTGCTTCTGTGTCAGGGGCGTCGCATTAGCATAAATGATGTTCAGGTCCTTCCACTGccatcatgaaaataaaatgatttgctaaaatgaagattttaatatatttagttgtttagaaataaataaatacatttaaaaaagctgAACAGAAACCGCACAAGCAACTGGTGAATTGAACAGTTGGAGCCAGATGGTCGTCCTCCAACTACCTGGTGTTTCTGGACGGCCTTTTGAGTTGGCCAGAGTAGAAATGTGTATGAACTTTCCCTCGAAGGGGCCAGCTCCAAGTGTCTTTGAAGTTTAATCGCCGCTGTGTggtataaaagaataataatgcCCTCTCCACCCATGTTCACACAAAAGCCTTTTCCAAGGAATATCCCCACCGCGATCTGCATTTCTGTcccatttgtgtgtatgtgtgggtgggtgggcaTGAAAGGGATCAGACTGttttggttgccatggttataCGCGCTCTTTTGGCTTGGTTTGATTGTCAAGAGTGTGGccaaaaaaaggggggggggtgggggtttttGGCTTATAATGGGGGAGAGACGGGGTTTGTCAGTGATTGGATAAATGGCAAAATTCACTGAAAGTATCCGAAGTCCTGTCAATCACAGTAAagttttctgtatttctgtcgTCACGGGGGAAATCTTAACTTCTTGTATCAGTTTATGAAGATAACAGTGCTGCTCGCAGAATCTGACCTTTGCAAGAAGCACATGTtatctgcccccccaccccctaaaGTGCCCTCTTTGCTAGAACATAACACTGAGGTTATAAAGGGGCAGATATCTGCTTATCACAGGATGCAGCAGCCTGTTTGGCTTTGACCACGACAATGTTcctaaacaacagaaaagggTTGacgagagctggagctgagaaaagtaaaaacatgaacTTTGACTTTACGTTGAGGGATCTTCACCTGACAAGCATTTAAGTCCGTAAGAGAAAAAGCtctaataatatataaattaaattttatttcttgtttttcttgttcatttcaattaaaatgCACTACTTTACAATTATATAAATCTTTGTGTCTCTGCTATGGTCAATAGACCAAGCTTTAAGGAAGAATTACTTGCGGTCATTACAGAACAGGGTGCCCAGTATGATTTGCTGTGGCCAtggaaaatatttacatttcaactGTACATTACTGGTAAACAAAGCCAGGGGGGCAAACATCTCAGACtgaatttcacaaaaatacTTTTGTATTTTGCATATTATAGACTTAAGCTTCAAAAATCTTGATTAAACTTTCAAATATATGAATGAATCCTACTTTAATGCAGACTATCCCTTCCCCTTTAAGATGTGACATTATGCTTCAGGCTTTACATACGGACCACCATGTAGGAGACGCAACCTCTCTCAATCACCGACTGTGCATATGACTCAACCCCCAACCATCTCCCAGTGTCTGCATCCACACCCTACTGAGAGTCCTGGAAACCCACAAGTTGCAGTGTAGCAGCTGAGTCCGTCCTGCCCTCAGCCTTTAACCATCCTGTCTATACAGAGGGGGCCTCAGGTTAAATATGTGTAGTGTgcaactgaaaaaaagacaggGGGGCCCCAACGTCTGATTAGTGTGATAATGAGACAAAAGGTCTTGCGGAGGCTCAACGGCTACGAGTTCTGCCCTGGGACACCTGCTGATGTTAGTTACAAAACTTTCATGGCACATTCTTTAAAATTTATCATAACTGTCATAGTCacgacaaaaagaaaaaaatgcttaaaatgaatctgaaacTCGTCTCTCAGCTAATCAGCTAATCATCACCATAGTTAGACAGGGAGAtggtatttattttaacagttttcttaagatacacacactcttatcATCTGAAGAGGAACAGGAACTGACAGGAACTGAAGAGCAGCTATCCTCGTCTCATAGCGCAGAACTTTAAATGCACAAGTGGCAATATATGAGATATAATGCAGGTCTAAAATGGTCTATTTTAAGTCTGTGCTGGACTAGGTAAAACAGAATCTGACTTCTCTTGAAACTAGGTCACTGGCATGAAAAGAAACTTAATTTAAAAGCAGCTCTTCATTGGTTTactgtttttgtgactttatcAGAGTACAGGCCGACTGTAAACATTTTGGTGCACGTTTAATACAATGATCTGTTTTCTTGCAGGTGATGTACTTCAGCTCCCTGTTCCCGTACCTCGTGTTGATCTGCTTCTTGATTCGGGCTCTGCTCCTGAAGGGCTCCGTAGATGGGATTCGACACATGTTCACACCCAAGGTAAAGCACGTTTCAAGCCAGCGTTTCCACAAACTCTGAAAGTACCATTAAGAGCGACAGTGGCTGTTGGGAGACAAAGAAATAGAAGAGTGAAAAATGGCAATTATAGTTTGCCAGAGCCCCTttgtgacatcttcaaatgattttcttttatcCTGCAAACAGTCTAAAccaacctttttattttttactaccTCTTTGTGTACGACAAAGAAAATTATcaatagttgccaattaattttctgtcgatcaacAAACCAATTAATAgtagaaatgtagaaatactagttatttcttatatttaatATTCCCTACTGaacatcttttttttgtatgtatcaCTCAGTCACTGTTAATTTGAATCCACTCATTGTTTGAGGTGTCTGGAGTCAAAAATTAAATCTGCACTGCAATAGGCCGTCTCCTCAAGCAGCAACAGGCCAATGGCACCTCAGGCTGTGGAAATCGtgtcgccatggcaacagaggGGTTACTGAGGCTTTATGTAAGCAACACAGACGAAGACTCTCAGTCTCGTTTCGTGTGTCTGCTCAGTCTCGCCAGGCTGACATCTTACGACTTCAAACAGGACGTTCTGCCACCGCCGTCGGTTGTACCCACAGACATCAAAAGTCCTGCTGCGTGTGTGTTCTGCTCTGCGCTCGGAGCAGTTTGAGACCTCTGTAATAGAAAAAACTACTAGGTGGAAACTGTCGAGATACCAGCTGTCATTTAGCAAGGTGGTGCACTGAGAGGctgcaaaacacagacagacattataTGTTAattatttgaagaaaaaagaaaagattgttGATGCCTTTTTAAAGCAACTAAATGGACATACTGTATGATCATGAAGATTATTAGACCTGAATGTCGACTTTTAACTTTCAGCTTTTAACTTTCAGCTTTAACTGTATTGTAACTTTTATATATTCGGCATATAAGAAGAGTATGTGACACACTAACTGTTAAGCATAAATCTGCTAATTCACAAcattaatttaatgtattttcaactgtatatttatgtgtagGGCTACAACTGTCAAATACATTACAAAAAGTCAGATATCttccttgttttgtccaacagagggtctaaaatgtaaaaatattatatttacaatcatataaaaacatgtgaaatgtATGAACAGCAAAAGtatctcaactcaaggtcccCTTACTTGCTTTTTCTACACTTTTCAAACACATCTCACAGTCCATCATTGATTGGAACTGGCATATATGTCGTCATGTGACCCTAATGGTGATGGCAGATTGGTCAAGtgatacacaaatacaaatcaaGTCAAGCAGCAAATCGTCACACTTGAGACGTCGTTGTAGCTTGATAAGTAATTTAAATTACTGTCAATTTGATCAGGTAATTGTAGCTGTCGCCAATCGATGAATCCAAGCTTTGTGATCTTAAAGAAATCACTGTATCAGTCTTCAGTGATTTGCGGGTTTCTGTAAACGCTTTCAtcctcaaaacacacacctatattttatatattaaaacatATGTAACTGTGTTCCTTCAATGACACTGCTCACTGTGTTACTAAACTAAACCAAATCTGTCGGGGCTCCGTTTTCAAGCTGGAGATTATGTTGGAGGCGAAGGTGTGGCGAGAGGCGGCCACGCAGGTCTTCTTCGCGCTGGGCCTCGGCTTCGGCGGCGTCATCGCCTTCTCCAGCTACAACAAGCGGGACAACAACTGCCACTTCGATGCCGTCTTGGTGTCTTTTATCAATTTCTTCACCTCCGTGCTGGCCACCCTGGTGGTGTTTGCCGTGCTGGGCTTCAAAGCCAACATCATGAACAGCAAATGCGTGGCACTGTGAGTACGAGCGTAATCTCACACTTCAATATTTACAGGCAGcgtttgtgtttcctgtaaaCCATCAAAGCGCTGACCTGAAAGTGAAATTACCACACGGTCCAATGGTGGTTGTGGCTTTTTGAAAAGCAAAGTggatcttttgtgttttattctttattcaacTAAAACTTATGATTGTTTAGTTATCAAAAACTTCTGCCCCATTTCTTAGGAACACCAATAAGATTGTGGCGTTGCTGGGTAATGGCATCGAAGCGAGCCTGATCCCCCACCACATCAACCTCACTCAGGTTAATCAAGTCAGTGCTGAGGACTACCACCAGATGACAGAGATCATCAAAGGGGTGAAGGAGGACGAGTACCAGAAACTGGGACTGGAATCCTGCAGCATTGAGGACGAGCTCAACAAGGTATTTAAAGGAAAAGCTTGACATTTgtggaaatatattttatgagaGTTCAATGAGAGGATTAGTAGATATGAAGCCATCAcctgcagccagttagcttagctcaacACAAAGACTGTAAACATATCCTGCCTCAAATGAAGGCGTGGGTGGATCTTAGCCAGGGTAAAATAGAGACCATTGCTGCTGATTtttgacttcttcttcttcttcttcttctctgccccCTGACAGGCGGTCCAAGGCACAGGCTTGGCCTTCATCGCCTTCACAGAGGCCATGACCCACTTCCCAGCCTCGCCTTTCTGGTCCGTCATGTTCTTCCTCATGCTGGTCAACCTCGGCCTGGGCAGCATGTTCGGCACCATCGAGGGCATCCTCACACCGCTGATAGACACTTTCAAAGTCCGCAAGGAATTTCTTACAGGTAAGAGATGGTGAATAAGCAAACGCACATGTTCTGTCTAACGCGGTGACTGAAGAGCTCTGAAAAAGCGAGGGGTCATTTTACTATTTTTCTTACTTACATAAAGTCAAACACAGCTTTTTGTGTCCCAGCGtgcaattttatattttaaaaaagagactGCGATTCTGTGAGTCGTAAGGGTCCCAACAGATTGTATGTGCAGGATGTATGGAGGCAGTAATGGTGTGTAAAATCTTGCAAAAGTGATCGAATACAGGACGTGCAGACTTTTTATATGTTGGACGATGAGATTATTTTAGATAAACTTAAACCCTGCATGTCTGTGGAATCTGGTCTCCTATAGGAAATACACTTCTCCAAAGATGGATAGGATGTGTATTTATAATTTACCCATTTTCATATGATTAAGGTTGCTAAttaacaaagaaatgacattgGAGTACATCAAACTTCCTTCTGCAGCAATGCCATGGCAGATGAATACAACATGTATATTTCAGAAAGACTTAAAACGTGTAATTCTgtgtattataattatatagTTATGATGCCTGTACAACGTCTTAAGagtaaaagtatttttctgCTACTTGATTCCATTCAGATCTATGAACTAAAGCTAACACAGtttaactgaaaatgaataaacGTATCCCAGAAGTTCCCAGTATTAAATTATTCCTTCAGGAGTGGATGGAAAAAAGGCTCCGCCAGAAGAAGAGACATAACCGGTTTGATTAATGAGACTCGTGGCTGCTccacagtgcagtgaacagatGTGGGCCATCCTGCTGTTCGTTTGACTCAAACAGCTTTAAATGGGTCTCGCTCTACTTAAGCATGCTCCACTGTTGCTCAGTTTATCTCTGCTCCTCCTTTTGGGTTTGGGTGTAAGTTGGGGAATAATGACAGTAATTTGTGGTACACTATAAAACATTACTACACCTACTGTTTTACTATACATAAAGATGTACAGCAATGCAGTTTCCATATGAGACTTCGCCCAGAGGTTAATGCTTTTTATACTTATACACAGTGTCCATCCCTCCTTATCTGAGTGTGAACCTTTACATTGACATGTAACATACTGCATCTCTCAATGTGCACAGTGACTAACAAACTGTGTCTCTCCTGCAGTGGGCTGCTGTGTGATGGCTTTCTCCATTGGTCTCCTGTTTGTTCAGCGCTCAGGGAACTACTTCGTGGCCATGTTCGACGACTACTCGGCTACTCTGCCTCTGCTCATAGTGGTCATATTGGAGAACGTGGCAGTCGCTTGGGTTTACGGGATTGATAAGTAAGTACACAACATCATCATCTGCATATCGCCTTAACTCTGCATGAATTACTTCATATAACTTATAGCGTACAAAAATAAGCACAAGTAACTTTCTGATGCAAATTTAACTCTGTAAACTATTTAGAAAAAACAGCTATTACATCAAATaaagtttcaaattaaaatatccCTTCCATACTTTATTttgagatgtgtttttattatggcttgaaaaattttttttcacaaaataagAGCTATACCTGTTTCTACCTGGTATAAAGACTTCCTTGGCTGTGAAGGGTTACAAACTGCACGTGTGGCAGGTTTTGTCcatttatttctaaatgttGCAAATAAGTTAAATAATTTCATTCAAAAGCTGTTACGGAAACAGTGACTTCAGAGGGTTAACACAAAGCCTTCGCCTTCCACCATTTATGGGGACAAATAGTCTATTTTTGGAATTCCTGAGTCGGTATATTGTCTAAATCAAACTTTTTGAATGAAGCCATTAAGGCAAAATATAAACAACGTATAAAGGTCATCGGGTTTataatgaacatgaaaactatTGTGAATTCTTTACCACAAACATTTGATCTCACCTCATGCTGCtttgctgctgccgccgctctCTCAGATTCTTTGAAGACCTGAAGGACATGCTGGGCTTTACGCCGTACCGCTTCTACTACTACATGTGGAAGTACATCACGCccatcctgctgctggttcTTCTGTGCTCCAGCCTCATCCAGCTGACCATGACGCCGCCCAGCTACAGTGCCTGGATACAGGAAGAGGTGAGTCAACGTCTCCGCCTCGTCTCTCCTGAGACCAGGGATCAATGGGGGGGTGGAAGTCCTCCTACTTAGTAATCCTGGAAGAGGTAAAAAGCAGATTAAAGGGTTCAAAGTAAATGAGGCAGTAGCTAAAAAAAATGGGGGGAAATGACCAAGTTTTCGCTGATAAACACATGTCCAGGCATCCTTTAACCCGCAGACAATCAACAGGATGTGTAGTCTACCCCACAGACATTCAAGCACTTGTTTGATCACAGAGTCATTTTAAAACCATTAAGTGGAGCAAAGGCCAAATGGGAGTAAGTGTACCTGCATTTGCTCCTTCATGTGTCCAGTGAGGCGGAGTTACCTGTGTGACTAGTGAAGTAGACACCTGAAATGAAGTCATCATTCTCATCAAAATTGTTTTGATTAGTATCTAAATCAGCCTATAAAATGAAAGTTTACACCAAAAAGATGTGTGTAAAATCCCCATCACAATTTCATAACGTCGATATAACGatataaacacagagaaaagcagcagctactcacatttgagaggctgaaatTAATGAATTGTGAAGATTTTTACTTGATTGACTAATCGATGACcacttatttctttttttgtagcaCAATATTTTGCCAGAAATAGAGACTTCCCCACTAGAATAGacctaaataaaataaaatgccacTACCAGGGAAAAAGCAGAGGTGCCATTTGACACAATAAATGCCATATATATGTAATGAATCCTTCTTGTCATCTGGCTGTCCTCCATATATACAACTGTAcaacttcatgtttttcttatgtttGTCCTCCAGGCCAAAGAGCAGACCTCGCACTTCCCTCCGTGGGGCATTGTCGTCTGCATCTCCCTGGTGGTGATGGCCATCATGCCGGTGCCTGTGGTCTTTGGCCTGCGCTACTTCAACATCATTGATGAGAACACCACCGGCCTCTCCACTGTTTCCTACAAGAAGGGCCGCATCATCAAAGAGAGCGCCCGACCAGGGGAGGATGACGACACCAGCCTGATCCAAGGCAAGTCGCCCAGTGAGGCGCCCTCACCGATGCCTGGCAACAGCATCTACCGCAAGCAGAGCGGCAGCGCCGGTGGCCCTGACGCAGACACTGCACCCAACGGCCGTTATGGTATTGGTTACTTGATGGCCGACATGCCGGATATGCCCGAGTCGGACTTATAGACTGACTGTAATAGTAAGCCCTGCCCGGCCATACCGGCTGGCCACtcctcccctccaccccacTGCGTGCGTTTAGTTGGCTGTATCATCAATGTATATTTCActtgtactgtatattctttGTAGATATCGTAGCTGCTCTCTATTTGTCGTCTCTGAACCTTATATGATTGTCtaccttaaaaagaaaaaaggtgtgGAAATAAACGTCATCCGTGTCTGACTCTTGACCACTTTGCTCGGCTGCGTCCTAAACTCGCCTCCATCTCCTGCTCCCTCCAGCCTTTGCTCCCTCCTCCTTGCAGATCCTGCAGGAGAGAACAGGTGTAAGCAATAAGGTGGATGTTCCACCAGGCCTACTTGAACAAGAATCTGCAAAGAGGAGTCTGCAAAGGAGCAAGTCAGGGGGTCATGAGGTCATTTTAGGACTGCGCCTGTGTCTGTGGGCAGTGTAAATCAAGCCAGCTTCGAGTCCTGCTGTAAAAAGTGGTTGTGTACATTATGACCCCTAACTGCTGGCCAACCAATACTGAGATTAGTAGCAGTGCAGCCACTCTGGATGGCATGACACTGCAACACTGAAGAGATTTTTCTTGGTGAAAGTTCCCATCAATCTAGAGGATGGC from Seriola aureovittata isolate HTS-2021-v1 ecotype China chromosome 10, ASM2101889v1, whole genome shotgun sequence encodes:
- the slc6a15 gene encoding sodium-dependent neutral amino acid transporter B(0)AT2, which gives rise to MPKNSKAVKRELDDDVTESVKDLLSNEDACDDSFKKSSLIVNNHEGEGKECDVEEGGSDGEEEERPAWNSKLQYILAQVGFSVGLGNVWRFPYLCQKNGGGAYLVPYLILLILIGIPLFFLELAVGQRIRRGSIGVWNYISPRLGGIGFASCVVCFFVALYYNVIISWSLFYFSQSFQQPLPWNECPLVKNKTSTYVEPECEKSSATTYYWYREALDISNSISEGGGLNWKMTVCLLVAWFMVCLAMIKGIQSSGKVMYFSSLFPYLVLICFLIRALLLKGSVDGIRHMFTPKLEIMLEAKVWREAATQVFFALGLGFGGVIAFSSYNKRDNNCHFDAVLVSFINFFTSVLATLVVFAVLGFKANIMNSKCVALNTNKIVALLGNGIEASLIPHHINLTQVNQVSAEDYHQMTEIIKGVKEDEYQKLGLESCSIEDELNKAVQGTGLAFIAFTEAMTHFPASPFWSVMFFLMLVNLGLGSMFGTIEGILTPLIDTFKVRKEFLTVGCCVMAFSIGLLFVQRSGNYFVAMFDDYSATLPLLIVVILENVAVAWVYGIDKFFEDLKDMLGFTPYRFYYYMWKYITPILLLVLLCSSLIQLTMTPPSYSAWIQEEAKEQTSHFPPWGIVVCISLVVMAIMPVPVVFGLRYFNIIDENTTGLSTVSYKKGRIIKESARPGEDDDTSLIQGKSPSEAPSPMPGNSIYRKQSGSAGGPDADTAPNGRYGIGYLMADMPDMPESDL